The Aspergillus chevalieri M1 DNA, chromosome 5, nearly complete sequence genome includes a region encoding these proteins:
- the CDC27 gene encoding anaphase promoting complex subunit bimA (COG:D;~EggNog:ENOG410PIGR;~InterPro:IPR011990,IPR019734,IPR013026,IPR001440;~PFAM:PF07719,PF00515,PF13176,PF13181,PF12895, PF13432,PF14559;~go_function: GO:0005515 - protein binding [Evidence IEA]), translating to MSPSTSHTASQLRQLIYYHLDNNLVHNALFLAGRLHAYEPRSSESVYLLALCHLHNGQVKAAWDYSRNVGSRGTHIGCSYVHAQACLDLGKYLDGVTALERSKGLWASRNNWNKHSETRRQHLPDAAAMYCLLGKLWHAHRDLNRAVDCYTESLKLNPFMWDAFLGLCETGVNIRVPNIYRLTPELIAMVSPVQQEDADLPTDRIPSGPLQSQSNANSNLDPFTTSTPRNDMAPPYGNSALWEKFNGAQATPVYEGIETPGTQGSESDDVRVPAAPEPSMEPPLAPARKNRTVHTLGADHGMDPPPKMRPTGIRPRTRTKHEQEDSTASQTEKESAAASRIGDRKRTVSGQVAHPSVSQPTEPGAPQRRSVRLFNQIKPTTSKLSSSSLGVKDSRDLKRVKATGTKGRTTTNPTRVVSGSRRAMNDSHESDTKDTRAVSQPASQQAPPRNPATEKSKEIEALGWLLELFSKLATGYFALNRYHCPDSIQILNSLTQAQRETPWVLSQLGRAYYEQAMYSEAEKYFFRVKSMAPSRLEDMEIYSTVLWHLKNDVELAYLAHELMEVDRLSPQAWCAVGNSFSHQRDHDQAIKCFKRATQLDPMFAYAFTLQGHEFVANEEYDNALDAYRHGISADSRHYNAWYGLGTVYDKMGKLEFAEQHFRNAASINPTNAVLICCIGLVQEKMNNPRGAVVQYNRACTLAPHSVLARFRKARVLMKLQDLKHALAELKILKDMAPDEANVHYLLGKLYKMLHDKAHAIKHFTTALNLDPKAAQYIKDAMESLEDEDDEDMS from the exons ATGTCACCGTCAACGTCGCATACAGCAAGCCAATTGAGGCAACTTATTTACTACCACCTCGATAACAACCTCGTTCACAACGCGCTGTTCCTCGCCGGTCGTCTACATGCATACGAACCCCGCTCGTCAGAATCCGTATACCTTCTCGCCCTCTGTCATCTACACAATGGCCAGGTCAAGGCAGCATGGGACTACAGTCGAAATGTCGGATCGAGGGGAACGCATATTGGTTGTTCATACGTGCATGCCCAGGCATGTTTAGATTTGGGGAAGTATCTGGATGGTGTCACAGCTTTGGAACGAAGCAAAGGGTTATGGGCATCCAGGAATAACTGGA ATAAACACAGTGAAACGCGGAGACAACACTTACCCGATGCGGCAGCCATGTACTGCTTGTTAGGAAAGTTATGGCACGCCCACAGAGACCTGAATAGAGCTGTTGATTGCTATACGGAGTCGCTCAAATTAAACCCCTTTATGTGGGATGCGTTCTTGGGCCTGTGCGAAACAG GCGTGAACATCCGCGTTCCCAACATCTACCGACTGACACCTGAGTTGATTGCCATGGTATCACCAGTTCAACAAGAAGACGCAGATCTTCCTACAGATAGGATACCCTCTGGCCCACTCCAATCACAATCGAATGCGAATTCCAACCTTGACCCTTTTACCACCTCCACTCCTCGCAACGATATGGCTCCTCCCTACGGTAACTCGGCCTTATGGGAGAAGTTCAATGGGGCACAGGCAACTCCCGTGTATGAAGGGATAGAGACACCCGGAACTCAGGGAAGTGAGTCTGACGATGTCCGTGTACCGGCCGCACCAGAGCCTTCGATGGAGCCCCCATTAGCGCCTGCAAGGAAGAACAGGACAGTGCATACTTTGGGGGCAGATCATGGGATGGACCCACCGCCTAAGATGAGACCAACAGGAATCCGGCCCAGAACCAGGACAAAGCATGAGCAAGAGGACTCTACTGCGAGCCAGACCGAGAAAGAATCAGCGGCCGCATCTAGGATCGGTGATCGCAAACGAACAGTGTCTGGCCAGGTAGCCCACCCTTCCGTTTCGCAACCGACAGAGCCAGGGGCACCCCAACGGCGCAGCGTTCGATTATTCAACCAAATAAAACCGACTACTAGCAAGCTGTCTAGTTCAAGCCTGGGCGTGAAGGATAGCAGAGATCTCAAAAGGGTTAAAGCTACTGGGACGAAGGGGCGTACTACAACCAACCCGACCCGTGTTGTAAGCGGCAGCCGGAGGGCTATGAATGACAGCCATGAAAGTGATACCAAAGATACTCGGGCTGTGTCACAACCCGCGAGTCAACAAGCTCCTCCCAGGAATCCCGCTACCGAAAAGTCGAAAGAAATCGAGGCATTAGGGTGGCTGTTGGAACTTTTTTCTAAATTGGCCACTGGTTACTTTGCACTGAATCGCTATCACTGTCCAGATTCTATCCAGATCCTAAATTCCCTTACGCAAGCTCAACGCGAGACACCATGGGTTCTTTCTCAATTAGGACGAGCCTACTATGAGCAGGCGATGTATTCGGAGGCTGAAAAGTACTTTTTCCGCGTGAAGTCCATGGCCCCGTCGCGGTTGGAGGATATGGAAATTTACTCGACTGTCCTTTGGCATCTGAAAAATGACGTCGAGCTAGCTTACTTGGCTCATGAGCTAATGGAGGTTGATCGCCTCTCTCCTCAAGCGTGGTGCGCGGTTGGCAATTCCTTCTCCCACCAGCGTGATCACGATCAGGCTATCAAGTGTTTCAAACGAGCAACGCAATTAGATCCCATGTTCGCCTATGCATTTACTCTGCAGGGCCACGAGTTTGTTGCCAATGAGGAATACGACAATGCACTGGATGCGTACCGACATGGAATTAGCGCTGATAGCCGGCACTACAACGCATGGTATGGTCTGGGTACTGTATATGACAAGATGGGCAAACTCGAATTTGCAGAGCAACATTTCCGCAATGCCGCTAGTATCAACCCTACGAATGCGGTTCTCATTTGCTGTATTGGTCTCGTTCAAGAGAAGATGAACAACCCAAGAGGGGCAGTCGTTCAATATAACCGTGCCTGCACATTAGCACCGCACTCTGTACTTGCTCGATTCCGCAAAGCTCGCGTATTGATGAAACTGCAAGATCTCAAGCATGCCCTGGCAGAATTGAAGATTCTCAAGGACATGGCGCCGGATGAGGCCAACGTGCACTACCTCCTGGGTAAGCTTTACAAGATGCTGCATGATAAGGCCCATGCGATCAAGCACTTTACTACTGCTTTGAATTTGGATCCTAAG GCCGCGCAATACATCAAGGACGCCATGGAATCGCTcgaggacgaagacgacgaggacaTGAGTTGA
- a CDS encoding SND2/TMEM208 family protein (BUSCO:EOG092658ZO;~COG:S;~EggNog:ENOG410PQTC;~InterPro:IPR008506;~PFAM:PF05620;~TransMembrane:3 (i21-38o44-61i112-131o)), which produces MAQKAAKSLAVRNTSTLNRTHLIALALHTIYLLLHFTFNRPRSLKPYFLLAGPTLLIEFYLERLGRPRYTDDGNLRTPGEDLGATGLTEYMWDVVYWTWGCMVSVCLFNDRAWWLWVVVPLYSVWLAYTTFTGMRSGFAGMGAGSEQAAAAAGGESKRQKKLEKRGGQKVQYR; this is translated from the exons ATGGCCCAG AAAGCCGCCAAATCCCTCGCTGTCCGGAACACCTCTACCCTAAACCGAACCCACCTCATCGCCCTCGCCCTCCACACCATCTACCTCCTACTCCATTTCACCTTCAACCGTCCGCGCTCCCTGAAACCCTACTTTCTCCTCGCAGGCCCAACACTCCTCATCGAATTCTACCTCGAACGCCTTGGTCGGCCGCGCTACACCGACGATGGCAACCTCCGCACCCCCGGGGAGGATCTGGGCGCCACGGGTCTGACGGAATACATGTGGGACGTTGTCTACTGGACTTGGGGATGCATGGTTTCCGTGTGCCTGTTTAATGACCGCGCGTGGTGGTTGTGGGTTGTTGTGCCTTTGTATTCGGTGTGGTTGGCGTATACTACGTTTACGGGGATGAGGAGTGGGTTTGCTGGGATGGGCGCTGGatcagagcaagcagcggcagcagcgggtGGGGAGAGTAAGAGGCAGAAGAAATTGGAGAAGAGGGGTGGACAGAAGGTGCAATATCGGTGA
- a CDS encoding uncharacterized protein (COG:S;~EggNog:ENOG410PIZ7) has product MAMSENGHASDGVSKTNGRDEPRTKSRLSIWYALLTPFFRCPSQLSDLNELSPRVCKPYLVVRSHIEPHVLPYYHLYAAPYVDSARPYVTLFNEQVYSPAATYAKQGYDKYGAPAWDQAQAYGQEQWDAQVAPRLQSAQDSISRVYKLEVDPHVQHAVLVVSPYYEKASAVAISTYGDYIAPLYTQSRPFIGKTYASGQEILTTTVIPHAQHSWSTVIYFVNSSLWPKVTGLYSENVEPQLVKIGQRLASYREGKILRASVDDVDSTSEEAAHTITSASVDSSATSSAISTSTTETPAQTPLSPAEQIAQAREKVASDLQVWQEKFSAAAERGAEELKDHVNDIVGSHIASGAKSHGESLAVALDTVVADELATIKSRINSLAESLPYDDLPEDQHKANDELLKEIRRAAITIRERAQAIREWHRSFDEELVFRVSVAINSTLDILDNVRDLGLQEIGMRWAWMDGVTYKDWAKYRSLKAQFDDWKTDVSRVALEHPKLEEATNMANGLLAHGMEVAETTARELARLKDVGKWKIAARESSDNFETRSESPPALPKPGEMSDSPADEESSNADLPGVSSESQATHDATGPAPSPETVNVNAGEYKLEDDEQILALDQDSYVDDELPDDQEKSVHTESNTARSNSGWGVAAAEVPGRSPMQHDIPDDDQERFIDHPLDYISSVGSSRLSEGLSKASEQLAQVQATVPPKDTSNQNPIVLDAQRRYYEAVGLAHDHYSAFVSSASDAVYGSPAPTSTPGTFHGFIEDARSGYSQASSLASASLAAVVSSASSAASPTDSGKAQRIIDDASSRYNAAISAASASLSMASASGSSTIYGTPTGEVDALASKASENWEGLVSKASEQVYDTQAAYTQQVLEHITPKYQAVEELVSELLVGKEPDFTDKVIDRLHSIYETPYPASALSSASSYASDAYDSAVTNLPSIEDILETANKNFDNAVEAASVQIYGTPKGTVEQATSAAGSAFASASNQVSGMVYGQEPGYLDIARGAIDGAFSSADSAISNAVYASPTPSSAVEAAYDSVTSAAKAQQEALESATSKLGIAVESAQAQLVDLASSASSLGSEAVETAASRVEAFTESVKSSPSVKDEL; this is encoded by the exons ATGGCCATGTCGGAGAACGGCCATGCCTCGGATGGCGTGAGCAAAACAAATGGACGCGATGAACCCAGAACGAAGTCCAG ATTGTCCATTTGGTATGCGCTGCTTACCCCGTTCTTCCGTTGCCCATCTCAGTTGTCGGACTTGAATGAATTGTCACCGCGTGTGTGCAAGCCGTATCTTGTGGTCCGTTCCCATATCGAACCTCATGTTCTTCCGTACTACCATCTCTACGCCGCACCTTACGTGGATTCTGCCCGCCCCTACGTTACATTATTCAATGAACAGGTCTATTCTCCAGCTGCGACATACGCAAAGCAGGGTTATGATAAATACGGGGCCCCCGCATGGGACCAAGCTCAGGCTTACGGTCAAGAGCAATGGGATGCGCAGGTTGCTCCGCGTTTGCAGTCTGCCCAGGACAGCATTAGCAGAGTTTACAAATTGGAGGTAGACCCGCATGTTCAACACGCCGTGCTGGTCGTGTCGCCCTACTACGAGAAAGCTAGTGCTGTAGCCATCTCGACATACGGAGACTATATCGCGCCGCTTTATACGCAGTCCCGGCCATTCATTGGCAAAACCTATGCTTCTGGACAAGAGATCCTTACGACAACTGTGATACCGCACGCTCAGCATTCGTGGTCGACCGTGATTTACTTCGTCAACAGCTCGTTGTGGCCCAAGGTTACTGGCCTTTACTCGGAGAACGTCGAGCCCCAGCTAGTCAAAATTGGTCAAAGATTAGCAAGCTATAGAGAGGGGAAAATTCTTCGAGCGTCTGTGGACGATGTCGACAG TACCTCTGAGGAAGCAGCTCATACTATTACATCTGCTTCAGTGGACTCGAGCGCTACTTCTAGTGCCATATCGACTTCTACTACAGAAACCCCAGCACAGACTCCGTTGTCTCCTGCGGAACAGATCGCACAAGCCCGCGAGAAGGTTGCGTCAGACCTTCAAGTATGGCAGGAGAAGTTCTCTGCTGCGGCCGAAAGGGGCGCTGaagaactgaaagatcatGTAAATGACATAGTTGGAAGCCATATTGCAAGCGGGGCTAAGAGCCATGGCGAAAGTCTTGCAGTTGCCCTCGATACGGTTGTTGCGGATGAACTAGCTACAATCAAGTCTCGTATTAACAGTCTAGCCGAGTCGCTTCCCTATGACGATCTCCCCGAGGATCAACATAAGGCGAATGATGAGCTTTTGAAGGAGATCAGACGTGCCGCGATTACCATCCGGGAGCGTGCTCAAGCCATAAGAGAGTGGCACCGTTCATTTGACGAAGAGCTGGTCTTCCGTGTTTCGGTTGCAATCAATTCCACGCTAGATATTCTAGACAATGTCCGTGATTTGGGCTTGCAGGAAATTGGGATGCGGTGGGCGTGGATGGACGGTGTTACTTACAAGGATTGGGCCAAATACCGTTCTCTCAAAGCGCAGTTCGACGACTGGAAGACCGACGTCAGTCGAGTTGCGTTGGAACATCCAAAGCTCGAGGAAGCCACAAACATGGCGAACGGACTATTGGCTCACGGAATGGAGGTCGCTGAAACTACTGCGAGAGAGCTAGCCCGACTCAAGGATGTTGGAAAATGGAAAATTGCAGCTCGAGAGTCGAGTGACAACTTCGAAACCCGGTCTGAATCCCCACCTGCTCTGCCCAAGCCTGGGGAGATGTCTGACTCTCCTGCGGACGAGGAAAGCTCTAACGCAGATTTGCCTGGAGTTTCTTCGGAATCTCAAGCAACTCACGATGCTACAGGCCCCGCGCCATCCCCTGAGACCGTCAATGTAAATGCTGGCGAATACAAacttgaagatgatgagCAAATTCTAGCACTGGACCAGGACTCCTATGTGGACGATGAATTGCCAGATGACCAGGAAAAGTCCGTACACACTGAATCGAATACGGCTCGATCAAATTCAGGCTGGGGAGTAGCTGCAGCTGAAGTTCCCGGGCGATCGCCCATGCAGCATGACATCCCCGACGATGATCAGGAACGGTTCATCGATCACCCTCTTGATTATATCTCTTCCGTGGGCTCGTCCAGGTTGAGCGAAGGGTTGAGTAAGGCTTCTGAACAGCTGGCACAAGTTCAGGCGACAGTGCCCCCAAAGGACACTTCAAATCAAAATCCGATTGTTCTTGATGCACAGCGCCGTTACTATGAAGCTGTTGGACTTGCGCACGATCATTATTCTGCCTTTGTCTCCTCGGCTTCCGACGCAGTTTATGGCTCTCCAGCACCTACATCGACTCCTGGAACTTTCCACGGGTTCATTGAGGACGCGAGATCCGGCTACAGCCAAGCATCCTCCTTGGCATCTGCAAGCCTGGCTGCCGTGGTGTCTTCCGCTAGTTCCGCCGCCAGTCCCACAGATTCAGGTAAAGCACAGAGAATAATCGACGATGCATCTTCGCGCTATAACGCGGCAATTTCTGCTGCTTCGGCTTCCCTATCAATGGCTTCGGCTTCGGGCAGCTCCACTATATACGGAACACCGACTGGCGAAGTTGACGCACTGGCAAGCAAAGCATCAGAGAACTGGGAGGGTCTTGTTTCGAAAGCCAGCGAACAGGTCTATGATACTCAGGCGGCTTATACGCAGCAAGTGCTGGAGCACATCACTCCTAAATACCAAGCTGTGGAGGAGTTGGTTTCGGAACTGCTTGTTGGCAAGGAGCCGGACTTCACGGACAAAGTTATTGACAGATTACACTCCATCTATGAGACGCCATACCCGGCTTCTGCGTTGTCGTCAGCATCCAGCTATGCCAGTGATGCCTACGACTCAGCCGTTACGAACCTTCCTTCGATTGAAGATATCCTGGAAACCGCCAACAAAAATTTCGACAATGCGGTTGAAGCTGCCAGTGTTCAAATTTATGGAACTCCTAAGGGTACTGTGGAGCAAGCCACCTCCGCAGCTGGTAGCGCGTTTGCCTCCGCATCAAACCAGGTTAGCGGTATGGTTTATGGCCAAGAGCCGGGCTACCTTGATATTGCCCGCGGCGCAATTGATGGGGCATTTTCTTCTGCCGATTCAGCCATCAGCAACGCCGTCTATGCATCCCCAACACCCAGTTCGGCTGTCGAAGCTGCATATGATTCTGTGACTTCTGCTGCAAAGGCGCAGCAAGAGGCCCTTGAAAGCGCCACCAGTAAGCTTGGGATCGCTGTTGAGAGCGCCCAGGCTCAGCTTGTGGACCTTGCTTCCAGCGCCAGCAGCTTGGGTTCCGAAGCAGTTGAGACCGCTGCCTCCCGAGTGGAAGCCTTTACCGAGAGCGTGAAGAGTTCCCCGTCCGTTAAGGACGAACTATAG